A window of bacterium contains these coding sequences:
- a CDS encoding four-helix bundle copper-binding protein has protein sequence MSHHMQDMLKVHPRMSQMKMDRDALISCIQATSNAAQACSSCADACIGEKDIQSLIRCIRINLDCADVCNLTGTLLCRQTEPPMSLLRSQLQACAMACQGCRQECQEHASKYDHCRMCADYCRQCEDACNRLLSSLQL, from the coding sequence ATGAGCCATCATATGCAAGATATGCTCAAGGTGCACCCCCGCATGTCACAGATGAAGATGGACAGGGATGCGCTGATTTCATGCATCCAGGCTACCAGCAATGCGGCCCAGGCATGCAGCAGTTGCGCCGATGCCTGCATCGGCGAAAAGGACATCCAATCGCTGATCCGCTGCATCCGGATAAATCTGGACTGTGCCGATGTCTGTAATCTGACCGGCACCTTGCTTTGCCGTCAGACGGAACCGCCCATGAGCCTGCTCCGCAGCCAGCTTCAGGCATGTGCGATGGCCTGTCAGGGATGCAGGCAGGAGTGTCAGGAACACGCCAGTAAATACGATCACTGTCGAATGTGCGCTGACTATTGCCGACAGTGCGAAGATGCCTGCAACAGGCTGCTGTCGTCACTGCAACTCTAA
- the glgP gene encoding alpha-glucan family phosphorylase: MISPMSQIYLFTSLVAYFSMEVGLDPAMPTYSGGLGVLAGDTLRAAADLSIPMVGVTLLHRKGYFRQHLDDRGNQTESPAVWSPEEFLEPLSARVSINIEGRTVNIRAWRYTLHGLSGHIVPVYFLDTLLDENSEWDRTLTDSLYGGDDFYRLCQEAVLGLGGVAMLRALGHRRVQAYHMNEGHSALLTLALLEERHKGNGLHTIAAADIEAIRHRCVFTTHTPVPAGHDIFPMEMARRVLGEEAASFLQNTRCCTNDTLNMSYLALFFSRYINGVSMRHEEISRSMFPNYPINSITNGVHAGTWTSMPFCNLYDHYITEWRHDNLYLRYAISIPLEKIREAHIEAKRELLAEVDRRSGVRLNPSVMTLGFARRATAYKRSDLLFSNMDRLKMIAQQIGPLQIIYGGKAHPRDESGKALIRRIFEAANALKGIVPVVYLEEYDMALARLMCAGVDLWVNTPKKPQEASGTSGMKAALNGVPSLSILDGWWIEGHVEGVTGWSIGDDWDLESNPSKDYVFLYNKLEHIIIPMFYGRQNAFAGVMRSAIALNASFFNAQRMVLQYLENAYLISADHNHNNQASR, from the coding sequence ATGATTAGTCCTATGTCACAGATATATTTATTTACTTCTCTGGTTGCCTATTTTTCCATGGAGGTCGGCCTTGATCCGGCCATGCCTACCTATAGCGGCGGCCTGGGAGTGCTGGCGGGGGACACCTTGCGTGCTGCCGCTGATTTAAGCATACCGATGGTCGGAGTGACCCTTCTGCACCGCAAGGGATACTTCAGGCAGCATCTCGACGATCGGGGGAACCAGACCGAGAGCCCTGCTGTCTGGTCACCGGAGGAATTCCTGGAACCTCTCTCAGCCCGGGTATCGATCAATATCGAGGGCCGAACGGTGAATATCCGCGCCTGGCGCTATACCCTGCATGGGCTGTCAGGCCATATTGTGCCTGTCTACTTTCTGGATACGTTACTGGATGAAAACAGTGAATGGGATAGAACCCTTACCGACTCCCTGTATGGCGGTGACGACTTTTATCGCCTGTGTCAGGAGGCGGTGCTGGGGCTGGGTGGTGTAGCCATGCTCCGTGCCCTGGGGCACCGGAGAGTGCAGGCTTACCATATGAACGAGGGTCACTCGGCTCTCCTTACCCTGGCCCTCCTGGAGGAACGCCATAAAGGGAACGGCCTCCATACTATTGCCGCTGCCGACATCGAAGCGATCCGGCATAGATGTGTGTTCACGACTCACACACCGGTACCAGCCGGGCATGATATCTTTCCCATGGAAATGGCCCGCCGGGTATTGGGAGAGGAAGCGGCCTCTTTCCTGCAGAATACCCGCTGCTGTACAAACGACACCCTGAACATGTCATATCTGGCTCTCTTTTTTTCACGCTATATCAATGGAGTCTCCATGCGCCATGAGGAAATCTCCCGGAGCATGTTCCCCAACTACCCCATTAACTCCATCACCAACGGGGTTCATGCCGGCACCTGGACATCGATGCCTTTCTGCAATCTGTATGACCATTATATCACCGAATGGCGTCATGATAATCTCTATCTGCGCTATGCCATCAGCATCCCCCTTGAAAAGATCAGGGAAGCCCATATCGAGGCCAAGCGGGAGCTTCTGGCTGAGGTGGATCGCCGCAGCGGCGTACGTTTGAATCCCTCGGTCATGACCCTCGGCTTTGCCCGCAGGGCCACGGCATACAAACGTTCGGACCTGTTGTTTTCCAATATGGACCGGCTGAAAATGATAGCTCAGCAAATTGGCCCTCTGCAGATAATTTATGGAGGCAAGGCGCATCCGCGCGATGAGAGCGGCAAGGCACTGATCAGGCGCATCTTCGAGGCTGCCAATGCGCTGAAAGGAATTGTGCCGGTGGTGTACCTTGAGGAATATGATATGGCGCTGGCGAGGCTGATGTGTGCCGGGGTGGACTTATGGGTAAATACCCCCAAGAAGCCACAGGAGGCTTCCGGTACAAGCGGTATGAAAGCCGCGCTGAATGGTGTTCCCAGCTTGAGTATTCTGGATGGCTGGTGGATCGAGGGACATGTGGAGGGAGTCACCGGATGGTCCATCGGAGATGATTGGGATCTTGAAAGCAATCCTTCCAAGGATTATGTATTTCTCTACAATAAGCTGGAACATATTATCATTCCCATGTTCTATGGACGGCAGAATGCCTTTGCCGGGGTCATGCGCTCGGCTATTGCCCTGAATGCATCGTTTTTCAATGCTCAGCGCATGGTGCTCCAGTACCTGGAAAACGCTTATCTCATCAGCGCCGATCATAACCACAATAACCAAGCCTCTCGATGA